A genome region from uncultured Roseibium sp. includes the following:
- a CDS encoding branched-chain amino acid ABC transporter permease, producing the protein MELIGLANYALFMGIFIGIYALLALGLNIQWGFAGLFNAGIAGFFAVGAYASAILTSPHADGRLGGFELPFYVGWIGSMIAAALIAWPIGKICLRFRSDYLAIASIGVAEIIRLVIKSEAELTNSARGITSIPRPYGDLPYVESQMAYLAIVAIVLLGAYLLVERQFNAPWGRMMRAIRDNELAARAMGKNVEYRRLEAFIFGSALMGLGGALFAHFNRSITPEAIDPMVATFLVWIMLILGGSGNNRGAILGAAVVWTIWSVSEIATDQLPQEYAVKAKYIRLFLIGLMLQLVLRFRPEGLLPEPLRGEQRSDDASSKS; encoded by the coding sequence ATGGAACTTATCGGTCTCGCCAACTACGCCCTCTTCATGGGCATCTTCATCGGCATCTACGCGCTTCTGGCGCTGGGCCTGAACATACAGTGGGGCTTTGCCGGTCTCTTCAATGCCGGCATTGCCGGTTTCTTCGCCGTCGGCGCCTATGCCTCGGCGATCCTGACCAGCCCTCACGCAGACGGCCGGCTCGGCGGGTTCGAGCTGCCGTTTTATGTCGGCTGGATCGGTTCGATGATCGCCGCGGCCCTGATCGCCTGGCCGATCGGGAAAATCTGCCTGCGCTTCCGCTCCGACTATTTGGCGATTGCCTCCATCGGAGTGGCGGAAATCATCCGCCTGGTGATCAAGTCGGAGGCTGAACTGACCAACAGTGCGCGTGGGATCACCAGCATTCCGCGTCCCTATGGCGACCTTCCCTATGTTGAGTCGCAGATGGCCTATCTGGCGATCGTCGCCATTGTCCTGCTTGGCGCCTATCTGTTGGTGGAACGGCAGTTCAACGCGCCCTGGGGCCGGATGATGCGGGCGATCCGCGACAATGAGCTGGCCGCGCGCGCCATGGGCAAGAACGTCGAGTACCGGCGCCTGGAAGCCTTTATCTTCGGTTCGGCCCTGATGGGGCTGGGCGGCGCGCTCTTTGCGCATTTCAACCGGTCCATCACCCCGGAAGCCATCGATCCGATGGTTGCGACCTTCCTCGTCTGGATTATGCTGATCCTTGGAGGATCGGGCAACAACCGGGGCGCGATCCTCGGTGCAGCGGTGGTTTGGACCATTTGGTCAGTTTCCGAGATTGCAACTGATCAACTTCCGCAGGAATATGCGGTCAAGGCGAAATACATCCGTCTGTTCCTGATCGGTCTGATGTTGCAGCTTGTGCTGCGCTTCCGGCCGGAGGGACTGCTGCCGGAGCCGCTGCGCGGCGAACAGCGATCGGATGATGCTTCGTCTAAGTCGTAA